A genomic stretch from Natronomonas gomsonensis includes:
- a CDS encoding universal stress protein: MRVLVPMDGSEQSWRAFEYAAEQFPEETIVCLRVIDPVQAGYGIGVGEAAAAGEWLDAQQEAAERMFEDVEERAEEAGVTAETMTKTGRPVRAITDVAEGCDHVVIGSHGREGVSRILLGSVAESVVRRSPVPVTVVR; the protein is encoded by the coding sequence ATGCGTGTCCTAGTGCCGATGGACGGTTCCGAGCAGTCGTGGCGAGCCTTCGAGTACGCGGCCGAGCAGTTCCCCGAGGAGACCATCGTCTGTCTGCGGGTCATCGATCCGGTACAGGCGGGCTACGGCATCGGGGTCGGTGAGGCTGCGGCGGCCGGCGAGTGGCTCGATGCCCAACAGGAGGCCGCCGAGCGAATGTTCGAGGATGTCGAGGAACGCGCCGAAGAGGCCGGCGTCACCGCGGAGACGATGACCAAAACCGGCCGGCCGGTTCGCGCAATCACGGATGTCGCCGAGGGCTGTGACCACGTCGTCATCGGGAGCCACGGCCGGGAGGGTGTCTCCAGAATCCTGCTCGGTAGCGTCGCCGAGAGCGTCGTTCGTCGGTCGCCGGTGCCGGTGACGGTCGTTCGGTAA
- a CDS encoding KaiC domain-containing protein, with translation MSDEDDWFESASDEPFEDGDDELFEDDFATAFEGGDGDGFEEEFESEIPRLDLGIEGLDDMIQGGVPERSLLVVMGSAGTGKTTFGLQFLQSGIEDGEKAIYITLEEDKEAVVQAATEKGWPFDEYIEDDKLAIVDLDPIEMANSLASIRGDLPRLVDEFDAQRLVLDSVSLLEMMYDNQAERRTEVFDFTRSLKKAGVTTMLTSEASEGNPYASRHGIIEYLTDGVFVLQYVRSEFRETRLAVEIQKIRNANHSRETKPYEITSDGISVYQQANIF, from the coding sequence ATGAGCGACGAGGACGACTGGTTCGAGAGCGCCAGCGACGAACCGTTCGAGGACGGCGACGACGAACTGTTCGAAGACGACTTCGCGACCGCCTTCGAGGGCGGCGACGGCGACGGCTTCGAAGAGGAGTTCGAATCCGAGATTCCCCGCCTCGACCTCGGCATCGAAGGGCTCGACGACATGATTCAGGGCGGCGTCCCAGAGCGGTCGCTGCTCGTCGTCATGGGTTCCGCCGGGACCGGGAAAACCACGTTCGGCCTCCAGTTCCTCCAAAGTGGCATCGAGGACGGCGAGAAAGCCATCTACATCACGCTCGAGGAAGACAAGGAAGCCGTCGTCCAGGCCGCAACCGAGAAGGGGTGGCCCTTCGACGAGTACATTGAGGACGACAAACTCGCCATCGTCGATTTGGACCCCATCGAGATGGCCAACAGTCTCGCCTCCATCCGCGGTGACCTCCCCCGACTCGTCGACGAGTTCGACGCCCAACGGCTCGTTCTCGACTCCGTGTCGCTGCTGGAGATGATGTACGACAACCAAGCCGAGCGCCGTACCGAGGTGTTCGACTTCACCCGGTCGCTGAAGAAGGCTGGCGTCACGACGATGCTGACGAGCGAGGCCAGCGAAGGCAACCCCTACGCCTCCCGCCACGGCATCATCGAGTACCTCACCGACGGGGTGTTCGTCCTGCAGTACGTCCGCTCGGAGTTCCGCGAAACCCGACTCGCCGTCGAGATTCAGAAGATACGGAACGCCAACCACTCCCGTGAGACGAAACCCTACGAAATCACGAGCGACGGGATTTCGGTGTACCAGCAGGCGAATATTTTCTAA
- a CDS encoding NAD(+)/NADH kinase, with protein sequence MHVGVVAQQDNPRAAELADRIRRNVDASVSLDAATAESLDREGMAVGAFVDCDLVVSIGGDGTFLFAAREVTPTPVMGVNLGEVGFLNAVSPGEAVEVVQREVKRFERGDRTYQELPQVQAEGDGWSLPAAVNEVSILGPQRGRNNGVGIEVRVDGQLYSGSRADGVLVSTPTGSTAYNLSEGGPLVHPDVATLVVTEMCAEGPMPSLAAPLDADIVVRVEEADHAFVVADGRTRQRVDPPTNVRLRRADDPVRIAGPPLEFFTALGKLA encoded by the coding sequence ATGCACGTCGGCGTCGTCGCCCAACAGGACAACCCGCGGGCCGCCGAGCTCGCCGACCGGATACGGCGGAACGTCGACGCTTCGGTTTCGCTGGACGCGGCGACGGCCGAAAGCCTCGACCGCGAGGGAATGGCGGTCGGTGCGTTCGTCGACTGCGACCTCGTCGTCTCCATCGGCGGCGACGGAACGTTCCTGTTTGCCGCCCGCGAGGTGACGCCGACGCCCGTCATGGGCGTCAACCTCGGCGAGGTTGGCTTCCTCAATGCGGTTTCGCCCGGAGAGGCCGTCGAAGTCGTCCAGCGAGAAGTAAAGCGGTTCGAACGCGGCGACCGAACGTATCAGGAACTCCCGCAGGTCCAGGCCGAAGGCGACGGGTGGTCGCTGCCCGCGGCGGTCAACGAGGTGTCGATTCTCGGGCCACAGCGCGGTCGGAACAACGGTGTCGGCATCGAGGTGCGCGTCGACGGACAACTGTATTCGGGGAGCCGTGCCGACGGCGTGTTGGTGTCGACCCCGACCGGGTCGACGGCGTACAACCTCAGCGAAGGTGGGCCGCTGGTCCATCCCGACGTGGCGACGCTCGTCGTCACCGAGATGTGTGCGGAGGGGCCGATGCCCTCGCTTGCTGCGCCGCTGGACGCCGACATCGTCGTCCGCGTCGAAGAGGCCGACCACGCCTTCGTCGTCGCCGACGGCCGGACGCGACAGCGGGTCGACCCACCGACGAACGTCCGACTGCGCCGCGCCGACGACCCCGTCAGAATCGCGGGGCCGCCGCTGGAGTTCTTCACCGCGCTCGGGAAACTGGCCTAG
- the mptA gene encoding GTP cyclohydrolase MptA — MSQQLPDVQASSPDVSVGLNRVGVTGVEKLVKLHREEDRPIVLMAEFEVFVDLPSWRKGADMSRNMEVVDEMLEEAVSEPAMRVEDVCGDVAERLLEKHDYTSKAEVRMEAEYMIREETPATNRPTQATADIIASATATEDGTREEIGCHVVGMTVCPCSQGMSESRARDVLADLDVDRETVDAFLEEVPQPGHSQRGHATLTVETSGAPSVDLNRLIEVARDSMSARIYNLAKRPDEDHMTFESHSDAKFVEDCVRAMADGLVEAYPDLPDDAVVYMEQSNDESIHQHNAHAERVAEFGQLKSEVNDD; from the coding sequence ATGAGTCAGCAGCTGCCGGACGTACAGGCGTCGAGTCCCGACGTGAGCGTCGGTCTCAACCGCGTGGGCGTGACCGGCGTCGAGAAACTCGTAAAGCTCCACCGCGAGGAGGACCGCCCCATCGTGTTGATGGCGGAGTTCGAGGTGTTCGTCGACCTCCCGAGTTGGCGGAAGGGCGCCGACATGAGCCGGAACATGGAGGTCGTCGACGAGATGCTGGAGGAGGCCGTCTCCGAACCGGCGATGCGCGTCGAGGACGTCTGTGGCGACGTGGCCGAACGTCTCCTCGAAAAACACGACTACACGTCGAAAGCCGAGGTGCGGATGGAAGCGGAGTACATGATTCGCGAGGAGACGCCGGCGACGAACCGCCCGACGCAGGCGACGGCGGACATCATCGCGTCGGCGACCGCCACCGAGGACGGCACCCGCGAGGAAATCGGCTGTCACGTCGTCGGCATGACGGTCTGTCCCTGCTCGCAGGGAATGAGCGAATCCCGCGCCCGCGACGTACTCGCCGACCTCGATGTCGACCGCGAAACCGTCGACGCGTTCCTCGAAGAGGTACCTCAACCCGGTCACTCCCAGCGCGGCCACGCGACGCTGACCGTCGAGACGTCGGGTGCCCCGAGCGTCGACCTCAACCGACTCATCGAGGTGGCTCGGGACTCGATGAGCGCGCGCATCTACAACCTCGCAAAGCGCCCCGACGAGGACCACATGACCTTCGAGAGTCACAGCGACGCGAAGTTCGTCGAGGACTGCGTTCGCGCGATGGCCGACGGACTGGTCGAGGCGTATCCGGACCTCCCAGACGACGCCGTCGTCTACATGGAGCAGTCCAACGACGAGTCCATCCACCAGCACAACGCCCACGCCGAGCGAGTCGCCGAGTTCGGCCAGTTGAAGTCGGAAGTCAACGACGACTGA
- a CDS encoding PAS domain S-box protein: MDDPEKLRALLDHAQDKIVVIDENGVYRYVNAAVERLLGYSTEEFVGTNSFEYIHPDDRGSVREAFQRLLEGEVDDTETIEYRHRAKDDSWVWLESRVENHLDSTLGGYVVSSRDITDRKEAERRQRETEIRLEELAANTDDVLWTFSADWSELLFVNDAFEDLWGMSVERVKADPTSFLHGIHPDDRDGVVEGMQQLSNGTPRSMEYRVNPEKGYRRWVWVQARPVIENGGIARIVGFARDVTDRRRRERQLQVMDNLLRHNLRNDMNVILGHAELARKRADGTVVEGMETILETGWRLLETAEKEREIVDVLVGVGDVECIDLASTLRAKVEEFGAEVAPNAIITADTPASAEVVSLPEIDRAIHELLENAIRHADGPPNIEVELHVESECVVLEILDNASPIPRNEFEPLFGEDEPSDLYHGTGLGLWLVYWIVDLSDGTLNFEYVPDCGNCVTVKLPRAE; the protein is encoded by the coding sequence ATGGACGACCCCGAGAAACTGCGGGCCTTACTCGACCACGCCCAAGACAAAATCGTCGTCATCGACGAGAACGGCGTGTATCGATACGTCAACGCCGCCGTCGAGCGTCTGTTAGGGTACTCAACCGAGGAGTTCGTCGGGACCAACAGTTTCGAATACATACACCCCGACGACCGCGGGAGTGTCCGGGAGGCCTTCCAGCGACTCCTCGAAGGGGAAGTCGACGACACCGAAACCATCGAATACCGACACCGAGCCAAGGACGACTCGTGGGTGTGGCTGGAGAGCCGCGTCGAAAACCACCTCGACTCGACGCTCGGCGGCTACGTCGTCAGTTCTCGGGACATCACCGACCGAAAGGAGGCCGAACGCCGGCAACGCGAGACCGAGATTCGCCTCGAAGAACTCGCGGCGAACACCGACGACGTGCTGTGGACGTTTTCCGCCGACTGGAGCGAGTTGCTGTTCGTCAACGACGCCTTCGAGGACCTCTGGGGGATGTCCGTCGAACGCGTCAAGGCCGACCCGACGAGTTTTCTCCACGGCATCCATCCGGACGACAGAGACGGCGTCGTCGAGGGAATGCAACAGCTCTCGAACGGGACGCCGCGGAGCATGGAGTACCGCGTGAACCCCGAGAAAGGGTATCGCCGGTGGGTCTGGGTGCAGGCACGTCCCGTCATCGAGAACGGCGGCATCGCCCGCATCGTCGGCTTCGCGCGAGACGTCACCGACCGCCGTCGCCGGGAACGACAACTGCAGGTGATGGACAACCTCCTCCGACACAACCTCCGCAACGACATGAACGTCATCCTCGGGCACGCGGAGTTGGCACGGAAACGGGCCGACGGGACGGTCGTAGAGGGGATGGAGACGATACTGGAGACGGGGTGGCGACTGCTCGAAACGGCCGAGAAAGAGCGGGAAATCGTCGACGTACTCGTCGGTGTCGGCGACGTGGAGTGTATCGACCTCGCTTCGACGCTCCGGGCCAAAGTCGAGGAGTTCGGAGCGGAGGTGGCGCCGAACGCCATCATCACTGCCGACACACCCGCCTCGGCCGAAGTCGTCTCGCTACCGGAAATCGACCGCGCCATCCACGAGTTACTCGAAAACGCAATCAGACACGCCGACGGTCCCCCGAATATCGAGGTCGAACTCCACGTCGAATCGGAGTGCGTCGTGCTTGAAATCCTCGACAACGCTTCACCGATTCCTCGAAACGAGTTCGAACCGCTGTTCGGCGAAGATGAGCCAAGCGACCTGTATCACGGCACCGGTCTCGGGCTGTGGCTCGTCTACTGGATAGTCGACCTTTCGGACGGAACCCTCAATTTCGAGTACGTTCCCGACTGTGGGAACTGCGTGACGGTGAAACTCCCACGAGCGGAGTGA
- a CDS encoding TrmB family transcriptional regulator codes for MASLRDLGLSEYEARAYRALLKTGPTTAKELSRVSDVPMGRIYDVLNSIEQYNLVRSQSASRPKKYVAVEPTTALDRLLDDKKRELNEKASQYENIVDELTGELETAEPVEETFWTAAVGPEETVDLLVERLSAADSRIVMVLSTYTEQFFDIDKVGTLIVDELSQALDRGVDVQLLMRPDLVPILPESIGERYRSTLTEHDAFSVRTSENVSGTFTLVDENEVVIEVPHPLKSQEVFAMIDLKDREFAGNVRTEFEPRWEKAEELAF; via the coding sequence ATGGCAAGTCTCAGAGACCTCGGATTGTCCGAGTACGAGGCTCGGGCGTACCGAGCACTGCTGAAAACCGGCCCCACAACCGCCAAAGAGTTGTCACGGGTCAGCGACGTCCCGATGGGCCGGATATACGACGTACTCAACAGCATCGAACAGTATAACCTCGTCCGCTCGCAGTCGGCCTCTCGGCCGAAGAAGTACGTCGCCGTCGAGCCGACGACCGCACTCGACCGCCTTTTAGACGACAAGAAGCGCGAACTCAACGAGAAGGCCAGCCAGTACGAGAACATCGTCGACGAACTCACTGGCGAGCTCGAAACCGCCGAACCGGTCGAGGAGACCTTCTGGACCGCCGCCGTCGGCCCCGAGGAGACCGTCGACCTCCTCGTCGAACGGCTCTCGGCGGCCGACTCCAGAATCGTGATGGTGCTGTCGACGTACACCGAGCAGTTCTTCGACATCGACAAGGTTGGCACGCTCATCGTCGACGAGTTGAGTCAGGCCCTCGACCGCGGCGTCGATGTGCAGTTGCTGATGCGGCCCGACCTCGTTCCCATCCTCCCCGAATCCATCGGCGAGCGCTACCGAAGTACCCTGACAGAACACGACGCTTTCTCCGTCCGGACCAGCGAGAACGTCTCCGGGACGTTCACCCTCGTCGACGAAAACGAGGTCGTCATCGAGGTGCCGCACCCACTGAAGAGCCAAGAGGTGTTCGCCATGATAGACCTCAAAGACCGGGAGTTCGCCGGGAACGTCAGAACCGAGTTCGAACCACGGTGGGAGAAAGCCGAGGAGTTGGCGTTCTAG
- a CDS encoding DUF255 domain-containing protein: MTFRDGTLVDWHEWGPDPFEAADRTGKPVLCSLTAPWCEWCHRMDEETYSDPKLAANIGDSFVPVRVDIDRNPRVRERYNMGGFPTTVFLTPDGEVLSGATYLGLDGMRQVLDSVRESWDAKGATAGSVPRALSGEALPSGEVTADIEAHMVEQVAAAFDEEFGGWGTGAKFPLPQTIEFALKRDRQRAKRTLEAVQTHLYDTYDGGFYRFAENRSWGEPHREKLTDENAALLGAFTSGYLYTGEESYHNAAEGTVDYLTTTAWTGEAFAASQADSDYYLLEPTDREEADPPHVDTTVFADRNGMAAEALFRFAAVTDHEGATRYAERALEFILDTLVDDGHITHFDGEDSETGLLADHARVLSGLTAAAQVTGPDGWLAPAREVADDAIDRLVDDGAFLDGDPKGAGLLDRPLRPLETNAEMADALLDLWALTDEDRYRTAATDALGSFAGAYDRMGVEVAGYAAASARAHYDPLVVRTPAAGTDLHRAALRIADHEKVVVPGDRENAVVVRSGTETVPAETPDELLERASEGPSP, encoded by the coding sequence ATGACCTTCCGAGACGGCACGCTCGTCGATTGGCACGAGTGGGGTCCCGACCCGTTCGAGGCCGCCGACCGTACCGGCAAGCCCGTACTGTGTTCGCTGACGGCGCCGTGGTGTGAGTGGTGCCACCGGATGGACGAGGAGACGTACTCGGACCCGAAACTGGCCGCCAACATCGGCGACAGTTTCGTCCCCGTCCGCGTCGACATCGACCGCAACCCCCGGGTTCGGGAACGGTACAACATGGGCGGGTTCCCGACGACGGTGTTCCTGACGCCAGACGGCGAGGTGCTGTCGGGGGCGACGTATCTCGGCCTCGATGGGATGCGACAGGTGCTCGACAGCGTTCGGGAGTCCTGGGATGCGAAGGGCGCGACCGCGGGCAGCGTCCCGCGGGCGCTGTCCGGTGAGGCCCTCCCGAGCGGCGAGGTGACCGCCGACATCGAGGCGCACATGGTCGAACAGGTCGCCGCCGCCTTCGACGAGGAGTTCGGCGGGTGGGGAACCGGCGCGAAGTTCCCGCTTCCCCAAACCATCGAGTTCGCACTCAAACGCGACCGACAGCGGGCAAAGCGGACGCTCGAAGCGGTCCAGACGCACCTCTATGACACCTACGACGGCGGATTTTATCGCTTCGCGGAGAACCGGAGTTGGGGCGAACCCCACCGCGAGAAACTCACAGACGAGAACGCCGCCCTCCTCGGAGCGTTCACCTCGGGGTATCTCTACACCGGCGAGGAATCGTATCACAACGCCGCCGAGGGGACGGTCGACTACCTGACGACGACAGCGTGGACCGGCGAGGCCTTCGCCGCCAGCCAAGCCGACAGCGACTACTACCTCTTGGAACCGACCGACCGCGAGGAGGCCGACCCACCACACGTCGATACGACCGTCTTCGCCGACCGAAACGGGATGGCCGCGGAGGCGCTGTTCCGCTTCGCCGCCGTCACCGACCACGAGGGAGCGACCCGCTACGCCGAGCGGGCACTGGAGTTCATTCTCGATACGCTCGTCGATGACGGCCACATCACCCACTTCGACGGCGAGGATAGCGAAACCGGATTGCTCGCCGACCACGCGCGGGTGCTGTCGGGACTGACCGCCGCCGCACAGGTGACCGGTCCCGACGGCTGGCTCGCGCCGGCCCGCGAAGTCGCCGACGACGCCATCGACCGCCTCGTCGACGACGGCGCGTTCCTCGACGGCGACCCGAAGGGTGCCGGACTGCTCGACCGACCGCTCCGGCCACTGGAGACCAACGCGGAGATGGCCGACGCGCTCCTCGATTTGTGGGCGCTGACCGACGAGGACCGATACCGAACCGCCGCGACGGACGCGCTCGGGTCTTTCGCCGGCGCCTACGACCGAATGGGCGTCGAGGTGGCCGGCTACGCGGCCGCCTCTGCCCGCGCCCACTACGACCCGCTCGTCGTCCGGACGCCCGCCGCGGGGACGGACCTCCACCGCGCCGCACTCCGCATCGCCGACCACGAGAAGGTGGTCGTCCCCGGGGACCGCGAAAACGCGGTCGTCGTTCGGAGCGGAACCGAGACGGTTCCGGCGGAGACTCCCGACGAACTCCTCGAACGCGCCTCCGAAGGGCCGAGTCCCTAA
- a CDS encoding preprotein translocase subunit SecD: protein MNLELRENWRIWLLVVFVLVSTIAVFAPLGSGSGGANATAANATADSTTSEYTNLKFGLELSGGTQVRAPLAGMTASGLEFSVDDEPAIERTVRDELDLGAGDVRADAEGNTVEVFDDRFVGNTNQSEFAAALAEAGFDVSEDDIRMGVTQTTRDRAEDVLTNKISQGGLPGGTVTQIASPGQQFMLVEVPNANRSEVIDLIGDRGQVETVALFPGENGTYRNVSLLTQRDFASIGGATQEQGRTFVPVTLTEQAGPQFGQAMRDFGFDQQGGTNCNYDLNESLAENKDNNPGRCLLTVLDGEVVFAAGINRDLSASFRDGSFDENPQYQTTTTSLEEARELELNIRAGALPTELDIDNRGTTYFLLPSLAERFKPLSLATGAAAVGAVALVVFARYRRAEVAAPMLLTAAAEVYILLGFAAAVGLPLDLSHIAGFIAVIGTGVDDLVIIADEIMQQGEVRTSRVFESRFKKAFWVIGAAAATTIIAMSPLAVLSLGDLQGFAIITIVGVLIGVLITRPAYGDILRVLVLED, encoded by the coding sequence ATGAATCTGGAACTTAGAGAGAACTGGCGTATCTGGTTGCTCGTCGTGTTCGTCCTCGTCAGCACCATTGCGGTGTTTGCACCGCTCGGTAGCGGTTCGGGTGGGGCGAACGCGACCGCCGCGAACGCGACTGCGGATTCGACCACTTCGGAGTACACGAACCTCAAGTTCGGGCTGGAACTCTCCGGTGGTACCCAAGTTCGCGCGCCGCTTGCGGGGATGACTGCAAGCGGCTTGGAGTTCAGCGTCGACGACGAACCAGCCATCGAGCGGACGGTGCGGGACGAGCTCGACCTCGGGGCGGGTGACGTACGCGCCGACGCAGAAGGCAACACCGTCGAGGTGTTCGACGACCGCTTCGTCGGCAACACGAACCAATCGGAGTTCGCCGCCGCCCTCGCCGAGGCCGGATTCGACGTGAGTGAAGACGACATCCGGATGGGAGTCACCCAGACCACCCGTGACCGCGCCGAAGACGTGCTCACGAACAAGATTAGCCAGGGCGGTCTCCCCGGCGGCACCGTGACGCAAATCGCCTCGCCGGGCCAGCAGTTCATGCTCGTCGAGGTGCCGAACGCCAACCGTTCGGAAGTCATCGACCTCATCGGCGACCGTGGACAGGTCGAAACCGTCGCGCTGTTCCCGGGCGAGAACGGCACGTACCGCAACGTCTCGCTTCTGACCCAGCGTGATTTCGCCAGCATCGGTGGCGCGACACAAGAGCAGGGACGAACGTTCGTTCCGGTGACGCTCACCGAGCAAGCGGGACCGCAGTTCGGCCAAGCGATGCGCGACTTCGGCTTCGACCAGCAGGGCGGAACCAACTGTAACTACGACCTCAACGAGTCGCTGGCCGAAAACAAGGATAACAACCCTGGTCGGTGTCTCCTGACCGTCCTCGACGGCGAAGTCGTCTTCGCTGCGGGAATCAATCGCGACCTCTCGGCGTCGTTCCGCGACGGCTCTTTCGACGAGAACCCACAGTACCAGACGACGACGACGAGCCTTGAGGAGGCCCGCGAACTCGAACTCAACATCCGCGCGGGGGCGCTCCCGACGGAACTCGACATCGACAACCGCGGAACGACGTACTTCCTGTTGCCGAGTCTCGCCGAGCGGTTCAAGCCGCTGTCGCTTGCCACCGGCGCGGCCGCGGTCGGCGCGGTCGCGCTCGTGGTGTTCGCCCGATACCGCAGAGCCGAGGTTGCGGCACCGATGCTGCTCACCGCCGCCGCGGAGGTGTACATCCTGCTCGGGTTCGCCGCCGCAGTAGGGTTACCGCTTGACCTCTCTCACATCGCCGGCTTCATCGCCGTCATCGGGACCGGGGTCGACGACCTCGTGATAATCGCCGACGAAATCATGCAACAGGGTGAGGTTCGGACCTCACGCGTCTTCGAATCGCGGTTCAAGAAGGCGTTCTGGGTCATCGGCGCCGCTGCGGCGACGACCATCATCGCCATGTCGCCGCTGGCGGTGCTGTCTTTGGGTGACCTCCAAGGGTTCGCCATCATCACCATCGTCGGCGTCCTCATCGGCGTCCTCATCACGCGGCCGGCCTACGGCGACATCCTCCGCGTGCTCGTGTTGGAAGACTAA
- the secF gene encoding protein translocase subunit SecF, translating to MDLTVPTVDYADYTNRQLIALPLGLLAVALGILVVATAIAGSPVTLGIEFTGGAELQVETTDSPDQIRETFDEPVASITQVGTAGGDSYMVEFQEGEYEDLETLRTQAENEGYTIESSGTRSASFAAESQTQALIGLAIAFAGMAALVFLMFRTFVPSIAVVASAFSDIVIPLALMRLFDIELTLGTVAALLMLIGYSVDSDLLLNNHVLRRHGDFYTSTFRAMRTGVTMTVTSIAAMVVMTIVAGQFGIPLLPQVGIVLVFGLTADLMNTYLLNVSLLRYYKYEGIAQ from the coding sequence ATGGACCTGACGGTACCGACTGTCGATTACGCCGACTACACCAACCGTCAGTTGATAGCCCTCCCGCTCGGGCTGTTGGCGGTTGCCCTCGGCATTCTCGTCGTCGCGACAGCGATAGCGGGGTCGCCGGTGACGCTCGGAATCGAGTTCACCGGCGGCGCCGAGTTGCAGGTGGAAACGACTGATTCGCCCGACCAGATACGGGAGACGTTCGACGAACCGGTCGCCTCCATCACGCAGGTCGGCACGGCGGGAGGCGACTCCTATATGGTCGAGTTCCAAGAGGGCGAGTACGAAGACCTCGAAACGCTCCGCACGCAGGCGGAGAATGAGGGCTACACGATAGAGTCATCTGGCACTCGGTCGGCGAGTTTCGCCGCCGAGTCCCAGACACAGGCCCTCATCGGCCTCGCGATAGCCTTCGCGGGGATGGCTGCGCTCGTGTTCCTCATGTTCCGGACGTTCGTCCCCTCCATCGCCGTGGTCGCCTCCGCGTTCTCCGACATCGTGATTCCGCTCGCGCTGATGCGACTGTTCGACATCGAGTTGACACTCGGCACGGTCGCGGCGCTTTTGATGCTCATCGGGTACTCCGTTGACTCCGATTTGCTGTTGAACAACCACGTCCTGCGGCGACACGGTGACTTCTACACATCGACGTTCCGCGCGATGCGGACCGGGGTGACGATGACGGTCACCTCCATCGCCGCGATGGTCGTGATGACCATTGTCGCCGGCCAGTTCGGCATTCCGCTGTTGCCGCAGGTCGGCATCGTGCTCGTGTTCGGCCTCACCGCCGACCTGATGAACACCTACCTGCTCAACGTGAGTCTGCTTCGCTACTACAAATACGAGGGAATCGCACAATGA
- a CDS encoding MOSC domain-containing protein, with protein sequence MSATLERIVVYPVKSLDPHDTMERATVRPDGGLSYDREFAIVDADGNYVNGKNDRRVHQLRSWFDPKAGRLTLRANDGDPTAFDLEDTGTIEAWLSEYFEQPVELRRDEAGGFPDDTLASGPTVIAESTIEAVAEWFDDIDADEMERRLRPNLVVSGVEPFWEDRLYRDRETAIGFRIGDCEFLGSNPCQRCVVPTRDPETGEETPGFRETFHEQREATLPAWASEAWFDHYFRLMVNTFVPESTVGKSLRVGDDIEILGERPYPA encoded by the coding sequence ATGTCCGCGACGCTGGAGCGCATCGTCGTCTACCCCGTCAAATCACTCGACCCACACGACACGATGGAGCGGGCGACGGTTCGGCCGGACGGCGGCCTCTCGTATGACCGGGAGTTCGCCATCGTCGACGCCGACGGCAACTACGTCAACGGGAAGAACGACCGCCGCGTTCACCAACTCCGGTCGTGGTTCGACCCCAAAGCCGGCCGGCTGACCCTCCGGGCGAACGACGGCGACCCAACGGCTTTCGACCTCGAGGATACCGGAACCATCGAGGCGTGGCTCTCGGAGTACTTCGAGCAGCCAGTCGAACTCCGCCGCGACGAGGCCGGGGGCTTTCCTGACGACACGCTCGCTTCGGGTCCGACCGTCATCGCCGAATCGACCATCGAGGCGGTCGCTGAATGGTTCGACGATATTGATGCCGACGAGATGGAGCGACGGCTCCGACCGAACCTCGTCGTCTCCGGCGTCGAACCGTTCTGGGAGGACCGGCTCTACCGCGACCGCGAGACGGCAATCGGCTTCCGAATCGGCGACTGTGAGTTCCTCGGGTCGAACCCCTGTCAGCGCTGTGTCGTCCCCACCCGAGACCCCGAGACCGGCGAGGAGACGCCCGGCTTCCGGGAGACGTTCCACGAACAACGCGAAGCGACGCTTCCGGCGTGGGCCTCGGAGGCGTGGTTCGACCACTACTTCCGCCTGATGGTCAACACGTTCGTCCCCGAGTCGACGGTCGGAAAGTCGCTCCGAGTCGGGGACGATATCGAGATACTCGGAGAACGGCCATACCCGGCCTGA
- a CDS encoding DUF5812 family protein translates to MTEQEGRFLVTHADAESAVLKDVDRGQVHTLAENPGVEEREVIEGTVAPEPPMEVQYRLVDFESRCRLSVEHSAEPPTKQERDIAAEQPEGELTTRERAGTGELHVLTVPDSETEAAVEDVLDDEGTLARAARLGVNRVEIRSDDGVVSVRYLP, encoded by the coding sequence ATGACAGAGCAGGAAGGTCGGTTCCTCGTGACCCACGCGGACGCCGAGTCGGCCGTCCTCAAGGACGTCGACCGCGGACAGGTCCACACGCTCGCGGAGAATCCCGGCGTCGAAGAGCGGGAAGTGATCGAAGGAACGGTCGCCCCGGAACCGCCGATGGAGGTACAGTACAGACTCGTCGACTTCGAGAGCCGCTGTCGGCTCTCGGTCGAACACAGCGCCGAACCGCCGACGAAACAGGAACGCGACATCGCCGCCGAACAGCCCGAAGGCGAGTTGACGACGCGCGAGCGCGCCGGAACGGGCGAACTCCACGTCCTGACCGTTCCCGACTCCGAAACCGAAGCCGCCGTCGAGGATGTCCTCGACGACGAGGGCACGCTCGCACGGGCGGCCCGCCTGGGCGTAAACCGCGTCGAGATTCGGAGCGACGATGGCGTCGTCAGCGTCCGGTATCTGCCCTAG